A stretch of the Arachis stenosperma cultivar V10309 chromosome 6, arast.V10309.gnm1.PFL2, whole genome shotgun sequence genome encodes the following:
- the LOC130933952 gene encoding uncharacterized protein LOC130933952 — MKKNDERIKGTACCGTWEGERSRTGRKRLGGGGGGVRRSGGHGGAEGQFGQGEREGMGGWGKWGGCCWLRGVVVDGGGGVWGHGGGSGGGGGGKKREKERREEERGRVGCGSVWVVGGVRVVSVVAGWWRRRIEKGERGKGVEFVVDGNSLGMGVSSGFILHIRPWGSVEGLNIRKIIALTSPPLLVPVDEGLQCTVSLILRG; from the exons atgaagaaaaacgATGAACGGATAAAAGGGACTGCGTGTTGCGGAACCTGGGAGGGCGAAAGAAGTAGAACGGGTAGGAAACGGctgggtggtggtggtggcggcGTCCGGCGCAGTGGAGGGCACGGCGGCGCAGAGGGGCAGTTTGGTCAGGGGGAAAGGGAGGGGATGGGGGGATGGGGGAAATGGGGGGGCTGTTGCTGGTTGAGGGGGGTTGTGGTTGACGGTGGCGGCGGCGTATGGGGGCACGGAGGGGGCAGTGGCGGAGGAGGaggggggaagaagagagagaaagaaagaagggaagaggagAGAGGGAGGGTAGGTTGCGGCAGCGTCTGGGTGGTCGGCGGCGTCCGGGTGGTGTCGGTGGTGGCTGGGTGGTGGCGGCGGCGGATAGAGAAAGGAGAGAGGGGGAAGGGGGTGGAG TTTGTGGTGGACGGTAACAGCCTTGGGATGggtgtttccagtggtttt attctccacataaGGCCATGGGGGTCTGTTGAGGGGCTGAACATCCGGAAGATAATTGCTTTAACTTCTCCACCATTGCTTGTTCCAGTTGACGAAGGATTGCAGTGCACTGTTTCATTGATTCTTCGAGGCTAA